The following are encoded together in the Candidatus Poribacteria bacterium genome:
- a CDS encoding mitochondrial fission ELM1 family protein, translated as MSDGKPGHYNQSLGVIERMPECKYHWIDVKFRSKQRDNLLRVLMRLFGGFRLPRWFTKACLQMALQRDTLAEIYALAPDFILSTGSSVAAPNLLIGQLFDAKTVTCRRPSPVGVHHFDLAILPRMYWSSRRNRGNVCKTLGVPNRVRPEKLEAQRKELQTDLDLSDQRRIGVLIGGEDRYDTITETTAIRLIEVLQGFATKWDSQLLLTTSRRTPLSVENLISKRLSNAQHCPILVLAHSENSLADPVGTIFALSDVIIVTEDSFSMVCEAASSGKRVIIFEVDHKTHRRSKRHEVYSEIMRQASVMRVDIEDLETSLEAAVTDESPVKPLQDTQVAATAVKQLLKD; from the coding sequence TTGAGTGACGGGAAGCCCGGTCATTATAACCAATCTTTAGGTGTGATCGAGCGGATGCCGGAGTGCAAATATCACTGGATTGATGTAAAGTTTCGCAGTAAGCAGCGAGATAATCTGCTACGGGTGCTAATGCGTCTATTTGGTGGGTTTAGATTACCACGCTGGTTTACCAAAGCCTGCTTGCAAATGGCACTCCAGCGAGATACATTGGCTGAAATCTATGCTCTTGCGCCTGATTTTATCCTTTCAACTGGTTCATCTGTTGCTGCACCTAACTTGCTCATCGGACAACTCTTCGACGCAAAGACGGTTACGTGCCGTCGTCCCTCACCGGTTGGGGTTCACCACTTCGATCTTGCTATCCTTCCCCGAATGTATTGGTCCTCCCGCCGCAACAGAGGCAACGTTTGCAAAACACTTGGCGTTCCAAATCGAGTGCGGCCAGAAAAACTGGAAGCGCAACGCAAGGAACTCCAGACGGATTTAGATCTTTCGGATCAGAGGCGCATTGGGGTTCTGATTGGTGGCGAAGACCGGTACGATACAATTACTGAGACAACTGCCATTCGCCTTATCGAAGTCTTACAGGGGTTTGCAACGAAATGGGATAGTCAACTCCTGTTGACAACCTCGCGTCGAACCCCGCTCTCCGTTGAAAATCTGATTAGCAAGCGACTTTCAAACGCCCAACACTGTCCAATCCTTGTTTTGGCACATAGCGAAAATTCGCTCGCGGATCCGGTTGGAACAATTTTCGCCCTGTCGGACGTGATTATCGTTACCGAAGATAGCTTCTCAATGGTATGCGAAGCCGCAAGCAGCGGTAAACGGGTGATTATTTTCGAGGTTGATCACAAAACCCACCGTCGCTCCAAACGGCACGAAGTCTATTCAGAGATTATGCGTCAGGCCTCGGTGATGCGGGTTGATATTGAGGATTTGGAGACGAGTCTTGAGGCTGCCGTGACGGATGAAAGTCCCGTCAAACCGCTACAGGACACGCAGGTTGCTGCGACAGCGGTTAAGCAGCTTCTCAAGGATTAG